In Acipenser ruthenus chromosome 15, fAciRut3.2 maternal haplotype, whole genome shotgun sequence, a genomic segment contains:
- the LOC117963934 gene encoding MAX gene-associated protein-like isoform X2, translating into MDSKSPMVVLRQDGGAPATPSPSPATPPAFFVILKPGQPGDKNKEQQGILVSNQDLSLAAAAAVPKLPPPLIAIAPGPAPAPKPLPVLKPRKASPVPITSIKPKSSEGNLPAECVHKSGVRVTLDNNSMWNEFYRCRTEMILTKQGRRMFPYCRFRISGLEPFLRYILVMDITPVDSNRYKWNGRHWEASGKAEPHVLGRVFIHPESPSSGHYWMQQPVSFYKLKLTNNTLDQEGHVILHSMHRYLPRLHVVPADKATEVIQLNGPEVMTFSFHQNEFFAVTAYQNLRITQLKIDYNPFAKGFREDGQCYRPARAKLEGALGGEGRAGGKGVQTSLKALFGHAESFDEVMDQELFSNEGFDINILHRQITPAKLGTAAPAVVIKTEKNEAPSALNWKMTPSVAPAVQPKEEEGLLAVKTELPNDYEMSAAGEHVGRVIVKEEEEEEEEDTDPIKPHPDSPLSVAKAKLLKLKPCTNKTALQENDTPLPAGSDCPPNIPSDSPEKAAPTTPAARRLHRPSPQNMLHKLSLSLQKARSKQRPIAPRPPPDPAPAFAVPSGLPMSSKAAATPSPLPSSKKRRQRKVRFGKTGKASRKAAALASAASALAPPDTSMQPDLEDVEGVLFVSFTRKDALDLHLGDQAQRGDPQPPPETPRPPQRKEAPESVPERISRLERKLLDDLRRLRHRQVIHPVLQEVGMKLNSVDRRMDIDLKYLGVSLPLPPPLTCLGGEGGLVPQNTSPDGAVPFVSRTGKTNDFTKIKGWREKFSVQSEAAPSRPEGGAVPSESALKNRSAFCSDALDEYLEAEGKLIDQRAASFSPSAACAPVTYQLPTKSTSYVRTLDSVLKKQAPPYTAPRPSPASKPTPATPKKHKPAPKHKTPSTAGKAKPGKPAPPVPRPVHPAARHKPSPKPAAKSKPLPLSSLLMAPPPPPPPPPPPPLPPSLDEVYQLGALPDSVPLKQDGLGRGPSSSNSRAQGLSKNMLKLMDLEDGALWEGRPRTFITEERAEVALSSLLTAQGTLKGKPLGRMITRRAPPCLNDFCRLGCVCSSLFQERRLPTHCRKPDCMFGCTCLKRKVVLVKAAAPKRKKQRKAEERADLIFYSALGEGEGGEEPVRSKHKKKRRRRKRRIEYTISEPEAESQPAAPRVLKLWTPVAGEIDPEPIFIPTPSACVPPYSPPRSPHSSKGSGKGYICKPSSAIRDEDKGPVYLYFESMMTCARVRVFDRTHKENTPCGLMMEREDDPNHMFLSALQGKSVKKACRQQQGGGGSSEEPTKLIEIVAECDWERGRSKILNELSRRVNQGDLDQPFSTEGFLVELESQSQRRKGGKLVITSRVRISQPGPREEEEEEEEEEEGGRAPREKEVFMMSGSEGLEMVSRKEAGVKGLPFYTGVSPAGLLTASKKHSGSSTQELVKVNGKSYPQAKLLLGQMGALHPANRLAAYITGRLRPTSLELSHVTSTLSRKARAGKEPQPSSREADKRAARSGLAPSPATPPRAEASAAPSLSTAAPSLSTAAPSISTGSALTVSKLGMATVVTKPSVGNVFTQFVVNKMGSLQQSPPGRSPPHLQTVPSVVIRPALPAQGGTQAESSQGPEVPPAVSSSSAPSSSGTCSSTTIVSVSAAAPRGSAAPGFPLTFLTLSPSLRSDEGPRMASPPATVVPVSPGIALPDRRPGTRLLLIPMPSAPPVRPPQTPLGPQFPPGQRMVLQPIRTPSGANLFRHPNGQIIQLVPLNQLRASLQPNVQHVVLRNQGSVIRLPAPPQPAAATDPSAATVVSPVRSSSVASPASGPTMITTSPMQKPVPAPSFVSQPGTLTFRISPPVGAGGMTLSSASLLPVQTGGFALLQVPKPAPAPVPAPLLTPATPKTPSSVPPAATETEKPGNNNPDNRLPSEEGEGEGQGESGVTEKEEEEDASGGNQEDAHDKEEDDQGPKLTSSPSPPEAAQEQGPDSESETSFQAAAVSSDHSYTNGLEQRSGSKGQSSESDRSCLAEWSGGSAELEDPSPRPLPPAAASPPTPTPMPRPLRTLMDLKSSPVLILGSSSKSLVPPMAAAKPPVEVGLDSGSRGGLDPGSGGGVGGSGPGRPNESQADPSREALNLGLEDGEVEEEEDDKTDDSEDEFEEQDSEEDSEGDEELVVDSEASDSSEEEEDDEAIDIETVEELSEKISIARLKASAVQTRLPKECSLFQSKIFTKRSVKQQRRVEEEEELVEVETCSRLNHTANERRRRSEMRELFDKMKKVLGLHRLPKASKYYILKQAHNELQALEDQADRLQGQKNLLSRRRAVLVKKIALTSGKTEELIMKKLEYISAKQKAVEMQRRKLGKSAAAGAAPREPPIPLARLEPPEPPLRMDSSHAGRPLILSRKRTAGVLGSSSVLSTGSLVVTPEGRLVSLKPPLQTAPPTLAAEITSLPGVASVMIQLPGLTLPIQVKNCIPLPVPSTQTGAQSGSHTSSQTSSSLLKTGTAEPEEFIMPRIVNVTSLAVSDTEKQGAPTRPLDSSFEGQPGTQKEPAGGKERETPSSSATPAPEGQAEQGSGPLDQSRSCLEEEREREEGAAGEEPASPGPTAEGEGEARERDQKDGGDPAGDPGLSQEEEEDEDEDPEDVRLTSLLNEIVFLNQQHGSDTQMQCTQRWEREKDEREREEEREENGSAGGVAHAVSPLFLQLAEELLDPPCAKSIDSDRQQGAPGEGDFVKIVLGSEFDSGSGASSSTGVVNGTGQQGGALTPPSLLQHMRLGSSTSPPTPTQHTPADSKDWRPMPKLAPLALKPGLNQDPPSPPHSTSSSSSSSSTLYTKAMPLLAPVSPSEGQSSRSPPLLSQADC; encoded by the exons ATGGACAGCAAGTCCCCCATGGTGGTCCTCCGGCAGGACGGGGGCGCCCCAGCCACCCCCAGCCCCTCCCCGGCCACCCCACCCGCCTTCTTCGTCATCCTGAAGCCCGGGCAGCCCGGGGACAAGAACAAAGAGCAGCAGGGCATCCTGGTGTCCAACCAGGACCTGAGCTTGGCGGCCGCCGCGGCCGTCCCCAAGCTCCCCCCGCCCCTCATCGCCATCGCCCCCGGCCCCGCCCCCGCGCCCAAGCCCCTCCCTGTCCTCAAGCCCCGCAAGGCATCCCCCGTCCCCATCACCTCCATCAAGCCCAAGAGCTCGGAGGGGAACCTGCCGGCCGAGTGCGTCCACAAGAGCGGGGTGCGGGTGACCCTGGACAACAACAGCATGTGGAACGAGTTCTACCGCTGCCGCACGGAGATGATCCTGACCAAGCAGGGCCGCCGCATGTTCCCCTACTGCCGCTTCCGCATCTCCGGGCTGGAGCCCTTCCTGCGCTACATCCTGGTCATGGACATCACGCCCGTGGACAGCAACCGCTACAAGTGGAACGGGCGCCACTGGGAGGCGAGCGGCAAGGCGGAGCCCCACGTGCTGGGCAGGGTGTTCATCCACCCCGAGTCCCCTTCCTCCGGCCACTACTGGATGCAGCAGCCGGTCTCCTTCTACAAGCTGAAGCTGACCAACAACACGCTGGACCAGGAGGGCCACGtgatcctgcactccatgcaccGCTACCTGCCACGGCTGCACGTGGTGCCCGCCGACAAGGCCACCGAGGTGATCCAGCTCAACGGGCCCGAGGTCATGACCTTCTCCTTCCACCAGAACGAGTTCTTCGCCGTCACCGCCTACCAGAACCTGCGCATCACCCAGCTCAAGATCGACTACAACCCCTTCGCCAAGGGCTTCCGCGAGGACGGCCAGTGCTACCGGCCTGCCAGGGCCAAGCTGGAAGGGGCTCTGGGAGGAGAGGGCAGGGCGGGAGGGAAGGGGGTGCAGACCTCCCTCAAGGCTCTGTTCGGCCACGCGGAGTCCTTCGACGAGGTGATGGACCAGGAGCTTTTCAGCAACGAGGGCTTCGATATCAACATCCTGCACAGACAGATCACCCCAGCCAAACTCGGCACGGCTGCCCCTGCCGTTGTTATCAAGACTGAGAAGAACGAGGCTCCCAG CGCTCTGAACTGGAAGATGACCCCCAGCGTGGCCCCCGCTGTGCAGCCGAAGGAGGAAGAGGGGCTGCTGGCGGTGAAGACAGAGCTTCCCAATGACTACGAGATGAGCGCTGCGGGAGAGCATGTGGGGCGCGTCATCgtgaaggaggaagaggaggaggaggaggaggacactGACCCCATCAAACCACACCCGGACAGTCCGCTCAGCGTGGCCAAAGCCAAGCTGCTAAAACTGAAGCCCTGCACTAACAAGACTGCACTGCAGGAAAACGACACGCCACTACCAGCAGGCAGCGACTGCCCTCCAAACATCCCGAGCGACTCCCCCGAAAAAGCGGCCCCGACAACGCCAGCAGCCAGACGGCTTCACCGACCCTCCCCTCAAAACATGCTACACAAGCTGTCCCTCTCCCTACAGAAAGCCCGGAGCAAGCAGAGACCCATCGCCCCAAGACCCCCTCCCGACCCAGCCCCTGCGTTTGCAGTCCCGTCGGGGCTCCCCATGAGCAGCAAGGCAGCGGCGACGCCAAGCCCCCTGCCCTCCTCGAAGAAGCGGCGCCAGCGCAAGGTGCGGTTCGGCAAGACGGGGAAGGCGTCTCGCAAGGCTGCCGCGCTGGCCAGTGCTGCCTCGGCCCTGGCACCCCCCGACACCAGCATGCAGCCCGACCTGGAGGATGTGGAGGGGGTCCTGTTCGTCTCCTTCACTCGCAAG GATGCGCTGGATCTTCACCTCGGGGACCAGGCTCAAAGGGGAGACCCCCAGCCTCCCCCAGAGACCCCGCGGCCTCCACAGAGGAAAG AGGCTCCTGAGAGTGTCCCAGAGCGGATCTCCCGGCTGGAGAGGAAGCTGCTGGATGATCTGAGGAGACTCCGACACAGACAAGTGATCCACCCCGTCCTGCAAGAAG TTGGGATGAAGCTGAACTCGGTGGACCGCCGGATGGACATTGATCTGAAGTACCTGGGGGTGAGTCTGCCCCTGCCCCCCCCATTGACGTGCCTTGGAGGAGAGGGGGGGTTGGTGCCCCAAAACACCTCACCAG ACGGGGCCGTTCCCTTTGTCTCCCGAACAGGGAAAACGAATGACTTCACCAAAATCAAAGGCTGGAGAGAGAAGTTCAGTGTGCAATCAGAGGCTGCCCCTTCCAGACCCGAGG GTGGCGCTGTGCCCTCGGAGAGTGCCCTGAAGAATCGCTCTGCGTTCTGCAGCGACGCGCTGGATGAGTACCTGGAGGCCGAGGGCAAGCTGATCGACCAGCGAGCTGCCAGCTTCTCCCCCAGCGCAGCCTGCGCACCCGTCACCTATCAGCTCCCCACCAAGAGCACCAGCTACGTGCGCACCCTGGACAGCGTGCTGAAGAAGCAGGCTCCCCCCTACACAGCACCCCGCCCCAGCCCGGCCAGCAAACCCACCCCCGCCACCCCCAAGAAACACAAACCGGCCCCCAAACACAAGACCCCCAGCACAGCCGGCAAAGCCAAGCCCGGCAAACCAGCGCCACCCGTTCCTCGTCCTGTTCACCCTGCCGCCAGACACAAGCCCTCACCCAAGCCTGCAGCCAAGTCCAAACCACTCCCCTTGTCCTCCCTACTGAtggcccctcctcctcctcctcctcctccacctcctcctcccctgccccCCTCCCTGGATGAGGTCTACCAGCTGGGGGCGCTGCCGGACAGTGTGCCGCTGAAGCAGGATGGTTTGGGGCGCGGGCCCAGCTCCTCAAACAGCCGTGCGCAGGGCCTGTCCAAGAACATGCTGAAGCTCATGGACCTGGAGGACGGGGCGCTGTGGGAGGGCAGACCGCGCACCTTCATCACTGAGGAGAGGGCAGAGGTGGCGCTGAGCTCCCTGCTCACCGCACAG GGCACCCTGAAGGGAAAGCCTCTGGGTAGGATGATCACGCGCCGGGCGCCCCCCTGCCTCAATGATTTCTGCAGGCTGGGCTGCGTGTGCTCCAGCCTGTTCCAGGAGCGCCGCCTCCCCACTCACTGCCGCAAGCCCGACTGCATGTTCGGCTGCACCTGCCTGAAGCGCAAGGTGGTGCTGGTGAAGGCCGCCGCGCCCAAACGCAAGAAGCAGCGCAAGGCAGAGGAGCGGGCGGACCTCATCTTCTACAGCGCgctgggagagggggaggggggagaggagccGGTCCGCAGCAAGCacaagaagaagaggaggaggaggaagaggaggattgAGTACA CTATCTCTGAGCCTGAGGCAGAGTCACAGCCGGCAGCCCCACGCGTGTTGAAGCTGTGGACCCCCGTGGCTGGCGAGATCGACCCTGAGCCTATCTTCATCCCCACCCCCTCCGCTTGCGTGCCCCCCTACTCCCCGCCTCGCTCCCCCCACTCCAGCAAGGGCAGTGGAAAGGGATACATCTGCAAGCCCAGCTCAGCG aTCCGGGATGAGGACAAGGGCCCGGTGTACCTGTACTTCGAGAGCATGATGACCTGTGCGAGGGTGCGAGTGTTCGACCGCACTCACAAGGAGAACACACCCTGCGGATTAATGATGGAGAGG gAGGATGATCCAAACCACATGTTTTTGTCCGCACTACAAG GCAAGAGTGTGAAGAAGGCGTGCCGGCAACAGCAGGGAGGTGGAGGGTCCTCGGAGGAGCCCACCAAGCTGATCGAGATCGTAGCGGAGTGCGACTGGGAGCGTGGCCGCAGCAAGATCCTCAACGAACTGTCCCGCCGCGTCAACCAGGGAGACCTGGACCAGCCCTTCAGCACCGAGGGCTTCCTCGTGGAGCTGGAGTCCCAGAGCCAGAGGAGGAAGGGGGGCAAGCTGGTCATCACATCCAGGGTGCGCATCTCCCAGCCCGGCCCccgagaggaggaggaggaggaggaggaggaggaggaggggggcaggGCCCCCAGGGAGAAGGAGGTGTTCATGATGTCGGGCAGCGAGGGTCTGGAGATGGTGAGCAGGAAGGAGGCCGGAGTGAAGGGGCTGCCGTTCTACACAGGGGTCTCTCCCGCGGGACTCCTCACCGCCAGCAAGAAGCACAGCGGCTCCTCCACGCAGGAGCTCGTCAAG GTCAATGGCAAATCGTATCCGCAAGCCAAGCTCTTGCTTGGCCAGATGGGGGCGCTGCACCCAGCCAACCGGCTGGCAGCCTACATCACGGGCCGGCTGCGCCCCACTTCGCTCGAACTGTCCCATGTGACCTCCACTCTCAGCAGGAAAGCCAGAGCCGGGAAGGAGCCGCAGCCGTCAAGCAGGGAGGCGGACAAGAGAGCGGCTAGGAGCGGCCTGGCCCCCTCCCCTGCCACGCCCCCCAGGGCTGAGGCATCCGCGGCCCCCAGCCTCAGCACTGCAGCTCCTAGCCTCAGCACTGCAGCCCCCAGCATCAGCACGGGCAGCGCTCTCACCGTCAGCAAGTTGGGAATGGCCACTGTGG TCACCAAGCCCTCCGTGGGGAACGTCTTCACCCAGTTTGTGGTGAACAAGATGGGTTCCCTGCAGCAGAGCCCGCCGGGGCGGAGCCCCCCACACCTGCAGACAGTCCCCTCGGTGGTGATCAGACCGGCGCTGCCGGCTCAGGGGGGCACTCAGGCTGAGAGCAGCCAGGGCCCCGAGGTCCCGCCGGCCGTGTCCAGCAGCAGCGCTCCCAGCAGCTCAGGTACTTGCAGCTCTACCACCATCGTAAGCGTCTCGGCTGCAGCCCCGCGGGGGTCGGCTGCACCGGGGTTCCCTCTCACCTTCCTCACTCTCTCGCCCAGCCTCAGATCCG ACGAGGGTCCTCGGATGGCCTCCCCCCCTGCCACGGTGGTCCCTGTGTCCCCCGGGATAGCCCTGCCGGACCGGCGGCCTGGAACCCGGTTACTCCTGATCCCCATGCCCTCTGCCCCGCCTGTGCGGCCCCCGCAGACCCCTCTCGGGCCACAGTTCCCTCCTGGACAGAGGATGGTCCTGCAGCCCATCCGCACCCCCTCGGGGGCCAACCTTTTCCGCCACCCCAACGGACAGATTATCCAGCTGGTGCCCCTGAACCAGCTCCGTGCCAGCCTGCAGCCCAACGTGCAGCATGTGGTGCTGCGCAACCAAG GGTCGGTGATTCGGTTACCTGCCCCTCCACAGCCAGCAGCAGCAACAGATCCCAGCGCTGCCACGGTCGTGTCCCCAGTCCGCAGCTCCTCCGTCGCCTCCCCAGCATCGGGCCCCACCATGATCACCACCTCCCCCATGCAGAAGCCTGTCCCTGCCCCCAGCTTCGTGAGCCAGCCTGGGACCCTCACCTTTAGGATCTCCCCCCCGGTGGGAGCAGGGGGCATGACGCTGAGCTCTGCCAGCCTGCTGCCAGTACAGACAGGTGGCTTTGCCTTGCTGCAGGTCCCCAaacctgcccctgcccctgttCCTGCCCCCCTCCTCACCCCTGCTACCCCTAAAACTCCCAGCTCAGTCCCGCCGGCTGCCACGGAgacagagaaaccaggaaacaaCAATCCTGATAACCGGCTTCCCTCTGaagagggggaaggagaggggcagggagaaaGTGGGGTGacggagaaggaggaggaggaggacgctTCAGGAGGAAACCAGGAGGATGCACATGATAAAGAGGAGGATGACCAGGGGCCCAAGCTGacatcctccccctcccctcccgaGGCTGCGCAAGAGCAGGGCCCAGACTCTGAGTCGGAGACCTCCTTCCAGGCCGCTGCTGTGTCCAGCGATCACTCCTACACCAACGGCCTGGAGCAGCGGAGTGGGTCAAAGGGGCAGAGCAGTGAGTCGGACCGGTCCTGCCTCGCTGAGTGGAGCGGGGGTTCTGCTGAGCTGGAGGACCCGAGCCCCCGGCCTCTCCCTCCCGCTGCtgcctctccccccacccccacgcCCATGCCCAGGCCGCTCAGGACTCTGATGGACCTCAAATCCTCTCCTGTCCTCATTCTGGGCAGCAGCTCTAAGTCTTTGGTGCCACCCATGGCAGCCGCGAAGCCTCCTGTAGAGGTGGGACTGGACTCTGGTTCTAGAGGCGGTCTGGATCCAGGGAgcggtggtggtgttggtggatCCGGACCGGGCAGGCCCAACGAGTCCCAAGCTGATCCCAGCAGAGAGGCTCTGAACCTGGGGCTGGAGGATGGAGAGGtagaggaggaagaggatgatAAGACAGACGACTCTGAGGACGAGTTTGAGGAACAGGACAGCGAGGAGGACAGCGAGGGAGACGAGGAGCTGGTTGTGGACAGC GAAGCCTCTGACTcgagcgaggaggaggaggatgatgaagcCATCGATATCGAGACGGTGGAGGAGCTGTCTGAGAAGATCAGCATCGCCCGGCTCAAAGCCAGCGCCGTGCAGACGAGACTCCCCAAAGA GTGCAGCCTCTTCCAGTCTAAGATCTTCACCAAACGCAGCGTGAAA CAGCAGCGGCgggtagaggaggaggaggagctggttGAGGTGGAGACCTGCTCCCGACTCAACCACACCGCCAACGAGCGCCGGCGACGCAGCGAGATGAGAGAGCTCTTCGACAAGATGAAGAAAGTGCTGGGGCTGCACCGCCTGCCCAAGGCATCCAAATACTACATCCTGAAGCAG GCACACAATGAGCTCCAGGCTCTGGAGGACCAGGCTGACCGGCTGCAGGGGCAGAAGAACCTGCTGTCCCGCAGGAGAGCCGTGCTGGTGAAGAAGATCGCGCTGACGTCCG GGAAGACAGAGGAGCTCATCATGAAGAAGCTGGAGTACATCTCAGCCAAGCAGAAGGCGGTGGAGATGCAGAGGAGGAAGCTGGGGAAGAGCGCGGCTGCAGGGGCCGCCCCGAGGGAGCCCCCCATACCCCTGGCCCGCCTTGAGCCCCCCGAGCCCCCCCTGAGAATGGACAGCTCCCATGCAGGCAGACCCCTCATCCTGTCCCGGAAGAGAACTGCCG GTGTATTGGGCTCCTCCTCAGTGCTGTCCACAGGCAGTCTCGTGGTCACTCCTGAGGGTCGTCTCGTCTCTCTGAAGCCCCCCCTGCAGACCGCCCCCCCCACTCTGGCAGCAGAGATCACCTCTCTCCCAG GAGTGGCGTCTGTGATGATCCAGCTGCCGGGTCTCACACTCCCAATCCAGGTGAAGAACTGCATCCCCCTCCCAGTGCCCAGCACACAGACTGGCGCACAGAGCGGCTCACACACCAGCTCACAGACCAGCTCCTCGCTTCTCAAGACGGGCACAGCAG AGCCTGAAGAGTTCATCATGCCCAGGATTGTGAATGTGACCTCGCTAGCCGTCTCGGACACAGAGAAGCAAGGAGCCCCAACCCGACCCCTGGACTCCAGCTTTGAGGGCCAGCCAGGGACCCAGAAAGAGCCAGCAGGGGGGAAAGAAAGAGAGACCCCCAGTTCGTCTGCTACCCCAGCTCCTGAGGGCCaagcagagcagggcagtggcCCCCTGGACCAGAGCAGGAGCTGCCTAGAagaggagagggaaagagaggagggagcagcaggagaGGAGCCTGCTTCCCCTGGTCCTacagcagagggagagggagaggccaGGGAAAGAGATCAGAAGGATGGAGGGGACCCTGCTGGGGATCCAGGTTTGAgtcaggaggaggaggaagatgaggATGAAGACCCTGAGGATGTCCGGTTGACCTCCCTCTTGAATGAAATCGTCTTTCTGAACCAGCAGCATGGCAGCGACACGCAGATGCAGTGCACACAGCGCTGGGAGAGGGAGAAggatgagagggagagggaggaggagagggaggagaacgGCTCTGCAGGGGGGGTTGCCCACGCTGTCAGCCCCCTCTTCCTGCAGCTGGCTGAAGAGCTGCTGGACCCTCCCTGCGCCAAGAGCATTGATTCGGACAGACAGCAGGGGGCGCCGGGAGAGGGCGACTTTGTCAAAATAGTGTTGGGCTCAGAATTCGACTCCGGCTCTGGAGCCAGCAGCAGCACAGGGGTGGTTAATGGGACCGGCCAGCAGGGAGGCGCACTGACCCCTCCATCCCTGCTGCAGCACATGAGACTGGGCAGCAGCACCTCCCCCCCTACCCCCACCCAGCACACTCCCGCGGACAGCAAAGACTGGAGACCCATGCCCAAGCTAGCTCCCCTCGCACTGAAACCAGGGCTCAATCAGGACCCCCCGTCTCCTCCccactccacctcctcctcctcctcctcctcctccacactcTACACTAAAGCCATGCCTCTGCTGGCCCCCGTCTCTCCCAGTGaagggcagagcagcaggagcccCCCCTTACTCAGTCAAGCAGACTGCTGA